The following DNA comes from Bacillota bacterium.
ATCGCTGTTATCCTGAACGGGAATTCGCTTTCTTCATCTTCTTATCTCTTTTATGCGGCCGTCATAAAAGGCATAGTGCGAGAACTGGCCCCAACGAGGTATCAGGTAACCCTTGTGCCTTTGTGGGAGACAGGTGGGCGCCAGACGGAATTCCCTGCGGCCATACAAAATCGTGATGTTGATGGGATATTAGTCCTCGACGTAATGGAGAGGGAGGCCCTTTTTAGGTTGCGAGATCTAGAGGTGCCTATAGTCTTAGTTGATAACCACGGTGAGTACCCTGAATTTCCAGGGGTGGATAACGACGATGAGACCGGTATTTATAAAGTTACCAGGCATGTAATCGGGCTTGGGCACTCAAGAATCGCCTTTATCAATGCGCCGCTCTCGCATCCCCTCGGCAGGCAGGCATGGCTCGGTTTCAAGAGGGCTCTTGAGGAGAGTAATTTACCGATTCTTCCCGGGCTCTTAGCTACTGGTAATATTGAGATGGGTAGCGGTTATGAAGCTGTAAAGGCGATTCTTGAGAGGGGAAGCGATTTTT
Coding sequences within:
- a CDS encoding LacI family DNA-binding transcriptional regulator, whose amino-acid sequence is MKVTIKDVAKFAGVSIGTVSAVLNNKSTVSEESRRKVNEAIQKLGYRSNASARRLVLNRSENIAVILNGNSLSSSSYLFYAAVIKGIVRELAPTRYQVTLVPLWETGGRQTEFPAAIQNRDVDGILVLDVMEREALFRLRDLEVPIVLVDNHGEYPEFPGVDNDDETGIYKVTRHVIGLGHSRIAFINAPLSHPLGRQAWLGFKRALEESNLPILPGLLATGNIEMGSGYEAVKAILERGSDFSAVVSANDSMAIGSIRGINEAGLKVPDDVVVVGMDDIEISEHSQPPLTTVRIRREEMGRRAAQLLIGLVEGSWEGPTRIVLDNELIIRESCAARLKAISGSV